A genomic stretch from Bacterioplanes sanyensis includes:
- a CDS encoding DUF1501 domain-containing protein, which yields MKRRDFIQRLVALSGTSTLLGAGTSLAMMEKAFAASSTQFNDHKSLVCVFLHGGNDCSNMIVPTDNAGYADYQTHRSGIAIGQQSLHALNGTEYGFHPAMGNLAARFNSGQLAVVNSVGALVEPATKTQIQNHQVALPASLFAHNHQQHFWHTLGPIEVTGDATGWGGRMADLFASSQPTVPASLLVADGAPWLNGQSTSPYATGLDGINRLNYQHANNDRRAALQRLLSSGDQSVMGRQLQHSINQTVGTTDQLATAFSQSAQPGFQASNDFERKLRTAAQGILARQQLGAKRQLFMITLGGFDTHGNQLEAQNGLLSLLNGGLEKFQAEMDAQGLADSVTLFTASDFGRTMTVNGNGTDHAWASQCLVMGGAVNGGQFHGTMHDTTPGGSADATKSGTGRFIPNYSVDQYAATLAQWMGLSASECLDVFPHLVNFNEKNLAFI from the coding sequence ATGAAACGCCGTGATTTTATTCAACGCCTGGTGGCGTTATCAGGCACCAGTACATTGTTGGGCGCTGGCACCTCGCTGGCGATGATGGAAAAAGCCTTCGCCGCCAGCAGCACACAATTTAATGACCACAAAAGTTTGGTGTGTGTATTCCTGCACGGCGGTAACGATTGCAGCAATATGATCGTTCCGACCGACAATGCTGGCTATGCCGATTATCAAACCCACCGCAGTGGCATCGCCATTGGTCAGCAATCGCTGCATGCCCTCAACGGCACCGAGTATGGCTTTCATCCAGCGATGGGTAACCTAGCCGCACGTTTTAACAGCGGTCAGCTGGCGGTGGTGAACTCAGTCGGCGCACTGGTCGAGCCTGCCACCAAAACACAAATACAAAACCATCAGGTGGCCTTGCCAGCGAGTTTGTTTGCCCACAACCACCAACAACATTTTTGGCACACCTTAGGCCCGATTGAAGTCACCGGTGATGCCACCGGTTGGGGCGGACGCATGGCGGATTTATTTGCCTCGTCGCAGCCTACAGTGCCCGCCTCGTTATTAGTTGCCGACGGTGCGCCGTGGCTGAACGGCCAAAGCACCTCGCCGTATGCTACCGGTTTGGATGGCATCAATCGCCTGAACTATCAGCACGCCAACAACGACCGCCGCGCAGCCTTGCAACGCTTGCTCAGCAGCGGCGACCAGTCGGTGATGGGGCGCCAGTTGCAACACAGCATCAACCAAACGGTGGGCACCACCGATCAACTGGCCACCGCCTTCAGTCAATCTGCACAGCCAGGCTTTCAAGCCAGCAATGACTTTGAGCGCAAACTGCGCACCGCCGCACAAGGCATCTTGGCGCGCCAGCAACTGGGCGCCAAGCGTCAGCTATTTATGATCACCTTGGGTGGCTTTGATACGCACGGCAATCAGTTGGAAGCACAAAATGGCCTGCTCAGCTTGCTCAATGGCGGCTTAGAAAAGTTCCAGGCAGAAATGGACGCACAAGGGCTGGCCGACAGCGTTACCCTATTTACCGCCAGTGACTTTGGTCGCACCATGACGGTCAACGGCAATGGCACCGACCACGCTTGGGCTAGCCAATGCCTGGTGATGGGCGGAGCGGTTAACGGCGGGCAATTCCATGGTACTATGCACGACACCACGCCCGGTGGCAGTGCAGATGCCACCAAAAGTGGAACCGGTCGCTTTATACCTAATTATTCTGTCGACCAATATGCGGCAACGCTGGCGCAGTGGATGGGTCTGAGCGCCAGCGAATGCCTGGATGTATTCCCGCATTTGGTGAACTTTAATGAAAAAAACCTGGCCTTTATTTAA
- a CDS encoding DUF1800 domain-containing protein: protein MQWLTLMMLSIALIGCGGGGSGDGGRTTTDTPVTDNAETPDTETPDKSTPGDGSGNDSGDDNSGNDNSGNDNSGNDNSGNDNSGDDNSGNDNSGDDNSGNDNSGDDNSGDDNSGDDNSGDDNSGDDNSGDDNSGDDNSGDDNSGDDNSGDDNSGDDNSGDDNSEQVSQLSYSDAFQFLNQATFGATPSSVAELQRLGTDAWLNQQIAGQPDYISPHMETLKWRMCLYEVTDHPGDQDLGTPSVDNPTRAIRETPKDKHARHQAWWNAILRSDDQLRHRMALALSEILVVSDRGNETLDRQQTGLAHYYDTLLKHALGNYRDLLEDVTLHPAMGTYLSHARNAKADPSKNTRPDENYAREVMQLFTIGLYEMNLDGSYKRSNGELIPTYTQTDIEELARVFTGWIYDFRPNGFLKWWVSRYGGYQGQDVRLPMAAFEEEHDTDAKTLLGGSVNLPAGNTAQQDLDMALDALFQHPNVAPFISRQLIQRLVSSNPSPAYIQRVASVFENNGQGERGDLAAVAKAIVTDPEAMAASDSKLTQPMLRLARLWRIFPLTAPEREGWVWNVWQPDNRDVYCGQPGYEYFEIHPRLRLAGLQFDIGQAILRASSVFNFYTPDDRPTGPVSDAKMVAPEFALMGANQYLAMQNYFDRMLYLTTVPNAERQPHRRHLAYMNIEHIVQVANDTRALLDSIDLHLLGGTMSTELRGIVEDYINSQNYHDDLRGQRLKTQDALSLVVASPEFMLEGK from the coding sequence ATGCAGTGGTTAACCTTGATGATGCTGTCCATTGCCCTGATTGGGTGTGGCGGCGGTGGTTCGGGCGACGGTGGCCGCACCACAACGGACACCCCAGTAACTGACAATGCCGAAACACCGGATACAGAAACGCCAGACAAAAGCACGCCTGGCGATGGTTCTGGTAATGACTCGGGCGATGACAACTCCGGTAATGACAACTCCGGCAATGACAACTCCGGCAATGACAACTCCGGCAATGACAACTCCGGCGATGACAACTCGGGTAATGACAACTCCGGCGATGACAACTCGGGTAATGACAACTCCGGCGATGACAACTCTGGCGATGACAACTCTGGCGATGACAACTCGGGCGATGACAACTCAGGCGATGACAACTCGGGCGATGACAACTCGGGCGATGACAACTCGGGCGATGACAACTCGGGCGATGACAACTCGGGCGATGACAACTCGGGCGATGACAACTCGGGGGATGACAACTCAGAGCAAGTCAGCCAGTTAAGTTACAGCGACGCATTTCAATTTCTAAACCAAGCCACCTTTGGTGCAACACCAAGCTCTGTGGCCGAGCTGCAACGCTTGGGTACCGACGCTTGGTTAAATCAACAAATCGCCGGCCAACCTGATTACATCAGCCCGCATATGGAAACGCTAAAATGGCGCATGTGCCTGTACGAAGTCACCGATCACCCAGGCGACCAAGACCTTGGCACACCGAGTGTGGACAATCCAACCAGGGCCATTCGCGAAACCCCCAAAGACAAACACGCTCGCCACCAAGCCTGGTGGAACGCCATTCTGCGCAGCGACGATCAGTTGCGTCATCGTATGGCGCTGGCGTTGAGTGAAATCCTGGTGGTGTCCGATCGAGGCAACGAAACACTTGATCGACAGCAGACCGGCCTGGCTCACTACTACGACACCCTGCTCAAGCATGCTTTGGGCAATTACCGCGACCTGCTGGAAGATGTCACCTTGCACCCCGCCATGGGTACGTATTTGTCCCATGCTCGCAATGCCAAGGCTGATCCGAGCAAAAATACCCGCCCGGACGAGAACTACGCGCGCGAGGTCATGCAACTGTTTACCATTGGCCTGTACGAGATGAATCTCGACGGCAGCTATAAACGCAGCAATGGCGAGCTGATTCCGACCTATACGCAAACCGACATCGAAGAGCTGGCGCGTGTCTTTACCGGCTGGATTTACGACTTCAGACCCAATGGTTTCCTCAAATGGTGGGTGTCGCGTTACGGTGGCTATCAAGGCCAGGACGTCCGCCTGCCAATGGCTGCCTTTGAGGAAGAACACGACACCGATGCGAAAACGCTATTGGGCGGCAGCGTCAACTTACCGGCCGGCAATACCGCCCAACAAGATTTGGACATGGCGTTGGATGCGCTGTTTCAGCATCCCAATGTGGCGCCGTTTATCAGTCGTCAGCTGATTCAACGCTTGGTTAGCTCCAACCCAAGCCCAGCTTATATTCAGCGCGTAGCCTCTGTGTTTGAAAACAATGGCCAAGGTGAACGCGGTGATTTGGCGGCCGTTGCCAAAGCCATTGTGACCGACCCAGAAGCCATGGCAGCCAGCGACAGCAAACTGACTCAGCCGATGCTGCGTTTGGCACGTTTGTGGCGTATTTTCCCGCTGACCGCGCCCGAGCGTGAAGGCTGGGTGTGGAACGTCTGGCAACCCGACAACCGTGATGTGTATTGCGGCCAACCTGGCTACGAGTATTTTGAGATTCACCCGCGTCTTCGCCTTGCAGGCCTGCAATTCGATATTGGCCAGGCGATTTTGCGTGCATCGTCGGTGTTTAACTTTTATACCCCAGACGATCGCCCAACTGGTCCGGTTAGCGACGCCAAGATGGTGGCGCCAGAGTTTGCATTGATGGGCGCCAATCAGTATCTAGCAATGCAGAACTACTTTGATCGCATGCTGTACTTGACCACAGTGCCGAACGCCGAGCGCCAGCCGCACCGAAGACACCTAGCGTATATGAACATTGAACATATCGTGCAGGTGGCCAACGACACTCGCGCACTGCTGGACAGTATCGATTTGCATTTACTGGGTGGCACCATGTCCACCGAGCTGCGCGGCATTGTTGAAGACTACATCAACAGCCAAAACTACCACGACGACCTGCGCGGACAGCGTTTAAAAACCCAAGACGCACTGTCACTGGTGGTGGCATCGCCTGAATTTATGCTGGAGGGCAAATAA
- a CDS encoding GNAT family N-acetyltransferase translates to MTIEIRVADYQNPEHQTIIGELMNHYASDPMGGGEALPAEVINNVAAGLGQVANAFTVLAFDKGQPVGLVNCLQGFSTFKCQPLLNIHDVIVDSRCRGKGVCQAMLSEVEAIARQRGCCKITLEVLQGNHAARKAYASFGFGNYELDPAMGIAEFWQKTL, encoded by the coding sequence ATGACCATTGAGATTCGCGTCGCCGATTACCAAAACCCAGAACACCAAACCATCATTGGTGAGCTGATGAATCATTACGCCAGCGACCCAATGGGCGGCGGTGAAGCCTTACCTGCAGAGGTCATCAACAATGTGGCCGCCGGGCTGGGCCAGGTAGCCAACGCCTTTACCGTACTGGCCTTCGATAAGGGCCAACCGGTTGGTTTGGTGAACTGTTTGCAGGGATTTTCTACGTTTAAATGCCAGCCATTGCTGAATATTCACGATGTGATTGTCGACAGTCGTTGTCGCGGCAAAGGCGTTTGTCAAGCGATGCTGAGCGAAGTGGAAGCCATCGCCCGCCAGCGCGGTTGCTGCAAAATCACCCTAGAAGTGCTGCAAGGCAACCACGCCGCGCGCAAGGCGTACGCGAGTTTTGGTTTTGGCAATTATGAGTTGGACCCGGCCATGGGCATTGCTGAATTCTGGCAAAAAACCCTATAA
- a CDS encoding ABC transporter ATP-binding protein has product MLSFFESLINPFPPSQPDKPPKGLLAFCLHYTRGLRKPLLIMSLLTAALAILEVYLVHFMGNLVDWLVNHDPATLLHDEQTTLWVMGALLLIGMPALVFLHAGLVHQALLGNYPMKIRWLAHRYLLRQSMSFYQDDFAGRLATKVMQTSLAVRESVMKLLDVMVYVGVYFISVIAIIAAADPRLVLPLLVWLVGYIGVQLYFIPRLKQVATEQADARSVMTGRIVDSYTNIQTVKLFAHTQREADYAQDSMQGFMNTVYRQMRLATGFNVAVNVLNYWLTFSIAGMSIWLWSDSLISVGAIAVAISLALRINGMSQWIMWEVGNLFENLGTVTDGMNTLSKPVDIEDKAQAPELSVPRGEIALQQVGFHYQGKNQRPKQVFEQLDLTIKAGEKVGLVGRSGAGKSTLVNLLLRFYDVQSGQILIDGQDIRDVSQESLRQHIGMVTQDTSLLHRSIRDNILYGRPDASEADLQRAIEQAEAQSFINELTDPDGNSGLDAQVGERGVKLSGGQRQRIAIARVLLKDAPILILDEATSALDSEVEAAIQASLYQLMENKTVIAIAHRLSTIAAMDRLIVMDEGRIVEQGTHQQLLQANGIYAQLWAHQTGGFLGEA; this is encoded by the coding sequence ATGCTCAGTTTCTTTGAATCCTTGATTAACCCTTTCCCGCCCAGCCAACCCGATAAGCCACCGAAGGGTTTGCTGGCCTTTTGCCTGCACTACACCCGTGGTCTGCGCAAACCGCTGCTGATCATGTCGCTGCTAACGGCTGCACTGGCCATTCTGGAAGTGTATTTGGTGCACTTCATGGGCAATTTGGTTGACTGGTTGGTCAACCATGATCCCGCCACCTTGTTACATGATGAGCAAACCACGCTGTGGGTTATGGGAGCGTTGTTGTTGATCGGCATGCCAGCGCTGGTTTTCCTGCACGCTGGCCTAGTGCATCAGGCCTTGCTCGGCAATTATCCAATGAAAATACGTTGGCTGGCACATCGCTACCTACTGCGCCAGAGCATGAGTTTTTATCAGGACGATTTTGCCGGTCGTCTGGCCACCAAGGTGATGCAAACCTCGTTAGCAGTGCGCGAAAGTGTGATGAAGCTGCTCGATGTGATGGTCTATGTCGGCGTGTATTTTATCAGCGTGATTGCCATCATTGCCGCCGCCGACCCCAGGCTGGTGTTGCCGCTTTTGGTGTGGCTGGTCGGCTACATTGGCGTGCAGCTGTATTTTATTCCGCGCTTAAAACAGGTAGCGACGGAGCAAGCCGATGCCCGTTCGGTGATGACTGGCCGTATTGTCGACAGCTACACCAACATTCAAACCGTAAAATTATTTGCTCACACCCAGCGCGAAGCCGATTACGCCCAGGACAGCATGCAAGGTTTTATGAACACCGTATATCGGCAAATGCGCCTGGCCACCGGCTTTAATGTCGCGGTCAACGTGCTCAATTATTGGCTGACCTTCAGCATTGCCGGGATGTCGATCTGGCTGTGGAGCGACTCACTGATCAGCGTGGGCGCCATTGCCGTGGCCATCAGTTTGGCGCTGCGCATCAATGGCATGTCGCAGTGGATTATGTGGGAAGTGGGCAACTTATTTGAAAACCTGGGTACCGTCACCGACGGCATGAATACACTCTCCAAGCCGGTCGATATTGAAGACAAAGCACAAGCCCCAGAACTCAGCGTACCCCGCGGTGAGATTGCCCTGCAGCAAGTGGGTTTTCATTACCAAGGCAAAAATCAGCGTCCAAAACAGGTATTCGAGCAGTTGGATCTGACCATCAAAGCCGGTGAAAAAGTCGGCTTAGTTGGCCGATCGGGAGCCGGCAAGTCAACGCTGGTGAATTTATTATTGCGATTTTACGACGTGCAGTCTGGCCAGATTCTGATCGATGGTCAGGATATTCGTGACGTCAGCCAGGAAAGCTTGCGCCAACACATTGGCATGGTGACTCAAGATACCTCGCTGCTGCATCGCAGCATTCGTGACAACATTCTGTACGGTCGTCCAGACGCCAGTGAAGCCGATTTGCAACGCGCCATTGAGCAAGCAGAAGCACAAAGCTTTATTAACGAACTGACCGATCCAGACGGCAACAGCGGCCTAGATGCGCAAGTAGGCGAGCGCGGCGTGAAGCTATCCGGCGGTCAGCGCCAGCGTATTGCCATTGCTCGAGTGCTGTTAAAAGACGCACCCATTTTGATTTTGGATGAAGCCACCTCAGCGTTGGACTCAGAAGTCGAAGCCGCCATCCAAGCCAGCTTGTATCAATTAATGGAAAATAAAACCGTGATTGCCATCGCTCACCGGTTGTCCACCATTGCCGCCATGGATCGTCTGATTGTTATGGACGAAGGTCGCATCGTTGAGCAAGGTACCCATCAGCAACTACTGCAAGCCAATGGTATTTATGCACAGCTTTGGGCGCATCAAACCGGCGGATTTTTAGGAGAAGCATAA
- a CDS encoding transporter substrate-binding domain-containing protein, with translation MMLRSSVMLMLLLPIVAAAQTLSIRSDTWYPMNGDPQADKPGFMIEIAKAIFEPQGITIDYRLMPWERALSEVRAGRIDCVVGAYVEDAPDFVFPEQPWGLIMLFSLCVQVMIGVTTAI, from the coding sequence ATGATGTTACGTTCTAGTGTGATGCTAATGCTGCTGTTGCCAATCGTGGCCGCAGCACAGACGCTCAGTATTCGCTCCGACACCTGGTATCCAATGAATGGAGACCCACAGGCCGATAAACCAGGGTTTATGATCGAGATCGCCAAAGCCATTTTTGAACCGCAGGGCATTACCATCGACTACCGCCTTATGCCTTGGGAGAGAGCCTTAAGTGAAGTTCGCGCGGGTCGCATTGACTGCGTGGTCGGGGCTTATGTCGAGGATGCACCAGACTTTGTCTTTCCCGAACAACCTTGGGGGTTGATCATGCTTTTTTCTTTGTGCGTTCAGGTGATGATTGGCGTTACAACGGCGATATGA
- a CDS encoding substrate-binding periplasmic protein: protein MKTLLQRKVGMISGYAYGEEYDAFAEQNKGKAFFFMTGDGALDKNIQKLTAGRIDTLLENKLVLAAKAQQMGVSDQLQMAGSFSEAFPIYMACSPNSDKTQGFIDMANAALPAMKADGSLQKILANYGLQPWW, encoded by the coding sequence ATGAAAACGCTATTGCAACGTAAGGTGGGGATGATCAGTGGTTATGCCTACGGGGAAGAATACGACGCCTTTGCTGAACAGAACAAAGGCAAAGCCTTCTTCTTTATGACAGGGGATGGCGCACTGGACAAGAACATCCAAAAGTTAACGGCTGGGCGGATTGATACGCTCTTGGAGAACAAATTGGTACTGGCTGCAAAGGCGCAGCAAATGGGTGTGTCAGATCAACTTCAAATGGCCGGTTCTTTTAGTGAGGCGTTTCCGATTTACATGGCATGTTCTCCCAATAGTGACAAAACGCAGGGCTTTATCGATATGGCCAATGCCGCATTACCGGCGATGAAAGCCGATGGCTCGCTGCAAAAAATCCTGGCGAATTACGGTCTGCAGCCTTGGTGGTGA
- the gloA gene encoding lactoylglutathione lyase: MSRHLDIAPGLYEAKDDATEGFVFNQTMLRIKDPSASLDFYTRVMGMTLVRTLEFPEMRFTLFFLAAIDREQLDQWSTDSAERTVQTFSRPAMLELTYNWGSEDDDAVQYHNGNSEPRGFGHIGFAVPDLTAACQRFDDLQVTFAKRPEDGKMNDIAFIQDPDGYWIEIFEPARLPAGLKDHLAQ; encoded by the coding sequence ATGAGTCGCCATCTAGATATCGCTCCGGGTTTGTATGAAGCCAAAGACGATGCCACCGAGGGGTTTGTGTTTAACCAAACCATGCTGCGCATTAAAGATCCCAGTGCATCATTGGACTTTTACACCCGCGTAATGGGCATGACACTGGTGCGGACGCTGGAATTTCCCGAAATGCGCTTTACCTTGTTCTTTTTGGCCGCCATCGACCGTGAGCAGCTGGACCAGTGGTCCACCGACAGCGCCGAGCGAACGGTGCAAACCTTCAGCCGTCCGGCTATGTTAGAGCTGACCTATAACTGGGGCAGCGAGGATGACGATGCAGTGCAGTACCATAATGGCAACAGCGAGCCGCGTGGTTTTGGCCACATTGGTTTTGCAGTACCGGATTTAACCGCTGCGTGCCAGCGCTTTGATGACCTGCAAGTGACTTTTGCTAAGCGCCCAGAAGATGGAAAAATGAACGATATTGCTTTTATTCAAGACCCGGACGGCTATTGGATCGAAATTTTTGAACCCGCCCGCCTGCCAGCAGGGTTGAAAGATCATCTGGCTCAGTAA
- a CDS encoding N-acetylmuramoyl-L-alanine amidase, with translation MASPELVINALTIAAGGALVVERVTEYLKHVQKRLDQQQAETYLQQVELDAVEQALHDVQQSPHSNDSQNASDDFERYASVPVIDNVQPSLNRAKVRLFVRLAPLALGIIIAAVMDLHLLALMRGVSVAPMADVVATGAWWVAIQQWLDTLLSGVFIAGGSQPVHILIRFLRARSALLPPPADQTELLTASPAAEAMPALLDYQGGVKPLTLDKVHRRSGDPQRIVVHHTAMHSASSFDTVVDEFLVNKGWLTGYHAIVMPDGQLHAFCRWDRRGNHAKGHNDRTLGIAFHGNFHSDGSDAWSNHDGRYGQLQPSDAQLEAGARLIAAWILLYPAMIGVDDLVPHRELLGANTVCPGNRFPWADLCQLVQRWLVTWQQPRCWAELQMLAQRPYLYHAQAPVLTRPAEPSASESSQAATSISSPATPESQEARHG, from the coding sequence ATGGCCAGCCCGGAACTCGTAATCAATGCCCTCACCATCGCCGCTGGCGGCGCGTTGGTGGTCGAGCGTGTGACGGAATACCTCAAGCACGTACAAAAGCGCCTGGATCAACAGCAAGCCGAAACCTACCTGCAGCAGGTTGAGCTCGATGCTGTTGAGCAAGCGTTGCACGATGTGCAGCAATCGCCGCACTCAAACGACAGCCAGAACGCCAGTGACGACTTTGAGCGTTACGCGTCTGTGCCGGTGATTGATAACGTACAGCCCAGTTTAAATCGCGCCAAAGTGCGTTTGTTTGTGCGACTGGCGCCATTGGCATTGGGCATTATCATCGCTGCGGTGATGGATTTGCATTTACTCGCGCTGATGCGCGGCGTGAGCGTTGCGCCGATGGCCGATGTAGTAGCCACAGGCGCTTGGTGGGTCGCCATTCAGCAGTGGTTGGATACCTTGCTGAGCGGGGTGTTTATTGCTGGCGGCAGTCAGCCGGTGCATATTTTGATTCGCTTTTTACGGGCTCGCTCGGCGTTGCTACCGCCACCAGCGGACCAAACAGAACTGCTCACTGCTTCGCCCGCTGCGGAGGCGATGCCAGCACTGCTGGACTATCAAGGTGGCGTTAAACCGCTGACGCTGGATAAAGTGCACCGGCGCAGCGGCGATCCGCAACGCATTGTTGTTCATCATACTGCTATGCATTCGGCGTCCAGTTTTGACACTGTGGTGGACGAATTTCTGGTCAATAAAGGCTGGCTAACCGGCTATCACGCCATTGTTATGCCCGACGGTCAGCTGCACGCGTTTTGTCGCTGGGATCGACGCGGCAATCACGCCAAAGGCCACAACGATCGCACCCTGGGCATTGCTTTTCATGGCAATTTTCACAGCGATGGCAGTGACGCCTGGTCCAACCATGACGGTCGCTATGGTCAGTTACAGCCCAGCGATGCACAGCTGGAGGCCGGCGCACGTTTGATCGCTGCCTGGATATTGTTATATCCGGCGATGATCGGCGTTGATGATTTGGTGCCGCACCGGGAGTTGCTCGGCGCCAATACCGTTTGCCCTGGCAATCGCTTTCCTTGGGCGGATTTATGCCAGCTAGTTCAGCGTTGGCTGGTGACTTGGCAGCAACCACGCTGCTGGGCTGAGCTACAAATGCTGGCGCAGCGGCCTTATCTTTATCACGCACAAGCGCCGGTATTAACGCGGCCAGCAGAGCCCTCAGCTTCAGAGTCCTCACAAGCAGCAACCTCAATATCATCACCAGCGACACCTGAGTCGCAGGAGGCTCGCCATGGATGA
- a CDS encoding nuclear transport factor 2 family protein: protein MTFPLLPAMMLILFGLCLSHLALSQPPSYGDLSAETQVVGERYMQAYIARDWDVLADFVAESATFSDPTATMVFGQVLQQGKSAMMANFRSGYASITHMQFHPQRTFFAGDRAVFEGTLDWDLTLQNDAVVRTRAMPFVTILTVTDGKVQEHTDYADYQPFLDAYQAANP, encoded by the coding sequence ATGACTTTTCCACTATTGCCAGCCATGATGCTGATTCTGTTTGGTTTGTGCCTGTCTCATTTAGCACTGTCTCAGCCGCCGTCATACGGCGATTTATCCGCTGAAACCCAGGTGGTGGGTGAGCGCTATATGCAGGCGTACATTGCTCGTGATTGGGATGTGCTGGCGGACTTTGTCGCAGAGTCGGCCACCTTCAGTGACCCAACGGCCACCATGGTCTTTGGCCAAGTATTGCAGCAAGGAAAAAGCGCCATGATGGCGAACTTTCGCAGTGGCTACGCGAGCATCACCCACATGCAGTTTCATCCGCAGCGAACGTTTTTTGCCGGAGACCGGGCGGTATTTGAAGGGACATTGGATTGGGATTTAACACTGCAAAATGATGCCGTTGTCCGTACTCGCGCTATGCCTTTTGTCACCATATTGACGGTAACCGATGGCAAGGTGCAGGAACACACCGACTACGCCGACTACCAACCATTTTTAGACGCGTATCAAGCGGCCAACCCCTAG
- a CDS encoding DMT family transporter, with amino-acid sequence MNLGLYLITVLIWGTTWIAIKLQLGEVAVQASILYRFALAGVVMFAVLLLLRRLQPMKAVDHGFCVLQGACLFSINFFCIYNATHYISSGLMSVIFSMATVMNMVNARLWFGQTPSVKNLAGAAIGLTGIATLFWPHIHFQDGGSEALLGIALGMTGTYLFSSGNMISVRHQKNGLRPPTTNAWSMFYGVCLMSALIAAMDVPLTFSSEPAYVWALVYLAIPGTVIGFTAYLMLVGRIGADRAAYATVMFPVVALTVSTLYEGYQWSLPAVLGVCLVISGNILIFARWPVRSSSANQTA; translated from the coding sequence GTGAATCTGGGCTTGTATCTCATCACAGTGCTGATCTGGGGCACCACTTGGATCGCCATCAAACTGCAGCTCGGCGAGGTCGCCGTGCAGGCGTCTATTTTATACCGCTTTGCCCTGGCCGGTGTAGTCATGTTTGCGGTGCTGCTACTGCTGCGACGCTTACAGCCGATGAAAGCCGTCGACCACGGTTTTTGTGTGTTGCAGGGCGCGTGCCTGTTCAGCATCAACTTCTTTTGCATATACAACGCCACCCATTACATCAGCAGCGGTTTAATGTCGGTGATCTTTTCCATGGCGACGGTGATGAACATGGTCAACGCCCGCTTATGGTTTGGCCAAACGCCCAGCGTTAAAAACCTGGCCGGTGCCGCCATCGGATTGACCGGAATCGCCACGCTGTTTTGGCCGCACATTCATTTTCAGGACGGCGGCTCCGAGGCCCTGCTCGGCATCGCCCTGGGCATGACCGGTACCTACTTGTTTTCCAGCGGCAATATGATTTCTGTGCGCCACCAAAAAAATGGCCTGCGCCCACCCACCACCAATGCCTGGAGCATGTTTTACGGCGTGTGCTTAATGAGCGCACTGATTGCTGCCATGGACGTACCACTAACCTTCAGCAGCGAGCCTGCCTATGTTTGGGCGCTGGTGTACCTAGCCATTCCTGGCACAGTGATAGGATTTACCGCCTACTTGATGCTGGTCGGTCGCATTGGCGCGGATCGCGCCGCTTATGCCACGGTGATGTTCCCTGTGGTGGCATTGACGGTCTCGACTCTGTATGAAGGCTATCAGTGGAGCTTGCCAGCAGTGTTGGGGGTTTGCTTAGTCATCAGTGGCAACATTCTTATCTTTGCGCGCTGGCCGGTTAGAAGCAGCAGTGCCAATCAGACCGCTTAA